Genomic window (Cryptococcus deuterogattii R265 chromosome 7, complete sequence):
CGCACCCATTTGGGGCATGCCCATCTGTCCCATTGGAGGTTTTAAACCCATATGAAATCCATTGCCAAAGGGCATGTTAAAATCCCCATACGGGAACCCTTGAGTCTCATTCTGGCGCCTACGTTCTCCCCAACCAAGAGCACTGGAGGAGCGAGACATCACATTGCCCACCATGGGCGTTGAATCACCTCCCACGAGCTTGTTCACCCAGCTAGGTTCTTCCGCGCCAGAGTTCATCCTCTGGAGACCTTGGCGACCAGGCGCTGGAGCATTAGAAGATGGTTGTGGGCGACGCATGATGTCTGTTTCCAGACCCAACCTTCCTCTGGGGTCTAAATCATTAGCAAGCAGTGCGCTGCCGTTGGGAGCCACCATATTTCGTCCAAGGTTTATTGCTTCAAAGGCGTCTTGCAGCTGCTGTGAAGCATTTCGGGCGTTTTGATTCAGAGGCGCAGAGCTCCAACCGTCATCCGTCCTGGAGAGGTTGTTGGACCACACACTTGGACCAATGGGGCTCGTGGGTGGTTCGTCTTCAAATCTGGTATCAATCTTCACTCTCACACCAGAAGTATCGCGAGGTTCACGAGGCTCAAGTGTGATGGCAGGGCTGCGCTCCAAACGATCACGGACGCGGGATGATGAGCCGTACCCATGAGTAAGGCTTTGGTGACGCTTGACATCCGCACCGCCTGCCGTTGGCGAAATATAGGAGGAATCGGAGAGTGGAAGCTGGAAGGGGGGAAGCGCTGCTGTGGAAGATACGGGTGGAGGggcaggaggagagaagacaatagaagatggagaggaaacTATATTTGAGGATTGGCCGCTACTCTCCTGTTGGCTCGTTGGCTGGCGGTACGTATGCTATGCGAATTAgtctttcttcactctcgTAAACGATCAACATACCTCGCCCACAGCCTTGAGACTAAtgcttcttcccaatcctccAGCATCATTATGTCTGGCCTGTGCCCTCAGGCTCTGTGTGCGCGATACGCCACTGCTAGGTgctgaaagaagaggttcaTCCTGGGACGCTTGGGAAGAGTACATCTGACGGTGAAGCACGGAgagcgaggaaagagaatgtGATGTCGAATGAgcagaaagtggaggtgtgggGCCAGCGACATTGGTGTTTATAGCGATGCGCCGTGGCGGGCGAGGAGGTGCTGGTTCAGCAGCGCCTTGGTTGGCAGCCTGCACAAGGTTAAGACCTGATCACAGATGTCAGCTCCCGAAAAGCCTGCGAAATCGAAACAAACGTGCCTCGCCTGGAAGGCAGACTGCTCTGCCTGCTGAGACCCCTTCCCCAGCTCGCTGCCTCGATACCTTCACCTTCGccttcattctcaagcACTACTTCTTTCGCTACCTCTCTTCCACTAGCCCTTCTTACCAGCCCCGGGTCTGGCAATGTATTGGATAATGATCCACTCCTAAAACGGCTGACGCCCCTGGTGCCCTTGCTACTACTGTTGGTAGATGTGCCGGCGGCGGATGACGGGACGCCATGGAAGGCGGACGAGGCGGCGGGGTTGGCAGAGATAGATGCAGATGGCTGATGGCGAGGGTTGGAGACGGTGTTCGCCCGTCGCAATGAGTCCGTGTCGGGAGCTGGCGGACCTGTCACTGGTACTGTCCCAGAGGTACCAGACGAAGTAGGCGAGGCCCCTTGTGAGAATGAGTTTGTGGAAGGGCCGCGCGGCTGGCGGATGGGTGCTACAGGGGCGTGGGAcatggaggatggggagtACGGGGGAAGAGCGGACGAGATGCAAGAGCAAGATCGGTACAAATATAGCGAcaggaggatgggaagcGAAGAATGTGGAGGCGGGGCGGTGCCTACTGATGTTTATTTTCGTACACGGTACTCGTCCAGCTGTATATTGGGTTGTATATTTGGACAGAGTTGGTGCAAGAGAATAATGTTgtagaaagagaaaagatgtaCAAGTACAACAACAGCGATACCGGTGAACCCTTTCATCGTCACGGGATTGCTTTGCCACCAAGAAGCATAACCGGGGCATAACTACTCATCGATTCATCAAATCACAGAAAGTAAAAGAGAGAATAAGCCCTAAACACTTGGGCCAAGGCGTGAGAATAGCGTGAAAAGAGAGGTATAAAGACGCCAGCGACGAACAAGATAAAGTACAACTCGATTTATAGAGCCCTAAAGCACCACacaacccttcttccctctgccAGACTTGGACTTTTTACTCTGCGCGGGCTGTCAGCGACGATGTACGATACAACAGCGAGAGACCTACCTGAAGCGCATGCCTGGTTGCAGTCTGGAACACCTCCCTAACACCCTCACCAGTCTTGGCACTGCACTCAACGTAGCCCTGTGCTCCAATCTTTTGGGCGACGGCCATACCCTCGGCCCTGGAAACAGGCCTCTGATTCATCCTGGCAAGGTCCTGGATAGTCTTGGGATCGTCACGGAGATCCTTCTTACATGCCACAAGGACGATGGGGAGACCCTGACAAAAGTGAAGGACTTCGGAGATCCACTGCGCACCAGAGTCAGCGTTGCCGACAGATGTCGTGCGACAAAAGACGGACCTTTTCTTGCACATTGTCAAGAGAGTCGGGGGAGTCAATGGCGAAACAGATGAGGATAACATGGGAATCGGGGTAAGAAAGAGGTCGGAGTCGGCTACGGCAAAGGTCAGACGCGCGTTATCGGTTGATTTCACATGGCAACGCACTCATAGTCCTCCTGCAAAGGTCAATGCGTCAGCAACCATCCTTGCCACCGAGCGCCGAGCGCCGACTGGGCGACAGTACCACGCACCTGTCCAGCAGTATCCCACAACGCCAACTCGACCTTCTTACCGTCCACCTCTACATCGGCAACATAGTTTTCAAAGACGGTGGGCACATACACCTGAAAGAGTAACAATAAGCGGTCGTGCGATTCGATGCGAAAAAGGGTGTTCTCAGCGACGAACCTCGGGGAACATGCCCTTGCTGAATACGATAAGACTGCGCGCGCGTGAGCAGATGGGCGCGCGGTTGGATAGATGTACTTACAGACATGTTTTACCACAAGCACCGTCGCCTGATGGTTGTGAGCTGGCGGTGTTGTGCGAGGACGGGAGTACTCACCGACAATAACGAGCTTTCTCCTGATTTCTCCGGACATGGTatgaggatatggatggGTGTGCTGGGGTGGATAGGGGTGAGTATAGGAGCTGTCTTGGATATAGGTGTGTAGAGATGCTGTATACTTATGCTCTCCCGCTACCACCCTCCGGCGTTAGAGAATCAGACCCCTCCAGTGTGGCGGTGTTTCCTAGGCGTGCCATCATCCCCAACCCTTTATTAGGCATGCGGCACGGGCCTGCTTTTACGCGTCGCGTCGCGCTGTCCCCTTGCCCCGCAACCACTAGCCCGGCGACCGGCACTGCcacattcttccttcccatctccctttctGCCACTTCGTCCACTACAGCTGCCACTACACGGTCCACCATGTCCAGCCAACAGGTAAGCACACAGTCCACATGCAGCGCTGACATACAGGCCGAAGACGAACTCGCTCCTACCCGCACAGAAGGCTACAAGGTAAGCCCTCTCCAGGAGGACGACGTTGACCCCCACAGCTCGGCCAGTCAAAGACTGTAGCCGAACTCGCTGCTCTTGACCAGGTGCGCAGGTCCATTTCAAAGATCGACCAGGTCTGCTGACGGCCATGCAGGAGGACGAATCTTTGCAGCGCTGGAAGCAGTCTCTCGGTATCGGCGCAGGGGCCTCTGGCGGTGGTGAGAAGCGCGTGCGTTGCTTTCTCACGTCAACTACTTGGCGATACTGAGACTCTTCTTACAGGTTGTTCTCaaatctcttttcctttcatCACCCACGCTCCCCAACCCAATCACCATCGACCTCACTCAGCCCAAAGATGCGCTTGCAAAGCTCAAAAAGGATCCAGGTGGGTTATTGCTTTTAGAGGATGTAGCTAATCTGTAGTGACCATCAAGGAGGGCGTTGAGTACTCTGTCGGCATCACCTTTGTGCAAGTCCGATAATCTTATTGTCCGTCAATAGCCAGCTGACTTTTAACACAGTATTGAAAACGAAATTGTCTCTGGTCTCAAATACCTCCAAGTCGTCAAGCGCAGTGGACTCACCGTTGACAAGACTGAGGCCATGCTCGGATCGTACGGTCCCCAGCAGGAACCATACACAAAAGTATTTGCCTCTGAAGAGTCTCCTTCTGGCATGCTGGCTCGCTCAGGTACCTATGTTGTCAGGAGCCGAGTCATGGACGATGACAATACTATTTGGCTTGATTTTGAATGGGGTGGGTATCTGATAATCTACTGCCAGAGCATTGCTGATAGTATGGCAGGCTTTAAGCTCGGCAAGGAATGGTAAAACAGACTGGAGGAGTGGTGAACAGTCGCAGAAAGCggtgaaaagagaagaatggaacGTTTTGTAGCCTTTGTGTATATCATCATGCAGTTTTGTCATCTTGTTCAGATTCTGGGCATCGGTGTGGGTGGAGTGCATATGCATCACAGCGGCTCGCTAGATCATGCATCGAGTGGTGCGATGAAATATCCGGCAGAGATCGTACCAGCGTCTGGTATTGGATTGACTAAATGGGGCTACCAAATAAACGTGGAAAATGGTGATAGTGACGCGATTTGAGCTTGCCATACTCCAGCCACCACTGTTAATCTCACGCTGCTTCCCCTCTGCTTTCTCTCAGTCTCTCTCCCCGGCAACACCAACGCCATGGCCAGTCTCGGTACGTCCATCGTCTCCCTTGCCATGTATCTAGCTGACATTTCGCAGTCGCAATCCTCGACgtcaagggcaaggtcTGTACAACCAGTCTCTTTCCCGCCAGTCACTAACTGTGAATCTACAACAGTCCCTTATCCAACGCTCATACCGCGATGATGTCCCTCCTTCCTATATCGAACGATTTCTGCCCCTCATTCTtgacatggaagaagataatgTGCCAGTGACACCTTGTTTCAGTGACGAAGGGGTCAACTATATGCATATAAGGCATAACAATCTTTATTGTGAGCCGGCGCTGGAGATGGTCAAAAGGCAACGGGACTAATGCACTGGCGTTTAAGTGTTGGCACTctcaaagaagaatagcAATGCTGCCGAAGTAatctttttcctccaccGACTTTGCTCTGTAAGTCCATCACATGTCATGATGGCTATACAGAACTGACCTTACCATAGGTCCTTACAGAGTACTTCAAAGAgctcgaagaagaatccATTCGAGACAACTTTGTGATTATCTACGAGTTATtggatgagatgatggaCTTTGGATATCCCCAAACTACAGAGAGCAAGATTTTGCAAGAGTGGGTTATTGTTGGTTGCCGCGTTGGTTGCCCTTGACTTGACTCTGTGAGCAAATAGGTACATTACTCAAGAATCTCATAAACTTGAAGTGCAAGTCCGACCACCTATGGCCGTCACCAATGCCGTATCATGGCGATCAGAAGGAATTAGATATAGGAAGAATGAAGTGTTCCTGGATGTCGTGGAGAGCGTCAACTTGCTCGTACGtttcccttcatcttcatccatttgATTTCGCCGCACCATAGAACTGACCGCTTCTTCGATAGGTCAATGCATCCGGCAGTGTCATTCGCTCTGAAATTCTCGGTGCTGTCAAGATGAAGTGCTACCTTTCCGGCATGCCCGAACTACGTCTAGGCCTAAACGACAAGGTCATGTTTGAGACCACTGGCCGCGCCGCCCGAGGGAAATCAAtcgaaatggaagatgtcaaATTCCACCAATGTGTCCGATTATCTCGATTTGAAAATGATAGGACCATTTCTTTCATCCCGCCTGATGGAGAATTTGAGCTCATGAGCTATAGGCTCTCGACACCGGTGAAACCGCTCGTATTTGTCGAAGCTAGTGTGGAGAGTCATAGAGGATCTAGAGTGGAATATATGGTCAAGGTCAAGGGACAGTTCAAGAGGAGGAGTACTGCAAATAACGTGGAAATTTATGTGCCTGTACCGGATGATGCCGACAGTCCAAAGTTCAGAGTAAGCCTTGTTACTATCCCTCTACCAAAACAGCGAATTTTTGAGTAATGCTAACAAAAAAAATCCAGGCATCCGTTGGGTCAGTAGTGTACGCACCAGAAAAGTCGGCGTTTGTGTGGAAGATCAAGCAACTTgccggaggaagagattaTCTTATGCGGGCACACTTTGGTCTTCCGAGTGTTAGGAATGAGGAAATTGATAAGCGCGCACCTATATCCGTGAAATTTGAAATTCCATACTTTACCGTTTCTGGTATACAAGTGCGATATCTCAAAATTGTGGAAAAGTCTGGTTACAAGGTACGTCTATTttattctcttccttgctaACGCAACCCAAATTAATTTTTTTCTGTGACAGGCTCTTCCTTGGGTCAGATATATTACTCAGAACGGCGATGATTACGTGTTGAGGACAATCACAGACGCAAAGACCACGCCTTTAACAGGTGTCTAGTTTTTGTTTACGGCGGCTGCATAGAATTGTCTTTTGGGATAGATGTACAGGATGAATGCATGTAATTATACGCTCCTTTGGATGAATCTGAATTCAGTGCAGggtggcagaagaagatcgcCAATTATTCAATTTCGCAATGATGATTTCAGTTATGATCCGTCAAACTCTGGATCATCGTAATAACTACATTCTTTATTTTTTTCAACAATCCAAGCAACGTCTTTGCGCAACGACCAATATATCCAGCTCATCACCCACATCAACGAACCTGGCTACATTCTTGCTCATCCCTTAAAGGCAATCGACCAGGTTTGACAATAGTCCTGGCACAGGTCCTGAGACAGCATTGATGCGCCTCATACATATACATCGATCGGGGACCATTTTGCAGATTCATCACCACGAATCAAGGTTGTACTTGCTATATCCCATAAggatgagcttgttgacaagCTTGAGAGCCTCATGCAAAATGTGAGGCAAACTGGTTATGCTACTTGAGTGGATGCTGGCATTTCAAAGACCGTCATTCAATAATATAGTCTGTCAAAATATAGCATGTCTGGAAGAATTGTGGAGGTGACTCATAGACATAGGAGAGCGTATCTTGCCTAGTGTGGCTGTTGATAAAGCTAAAGTTTGTCGAGATCAGAATATCAAGGTAGAGTGACCTCTGGCGCATCTCTTTCGCAACTCAATCTTGTTTATGCCCAGACTCCCCCACCGTGCTCTTGGCACGCCGCTCTAGCTCAACACACCCTAGATAGATCAGCGTCTTGTTCATGCTCATCTCGGCCTCTTCCGCGTGTTCCATGATATCCTCTGGGATCTCCAGTCGCACCCTTGTAGGACCACGGAACGCATAGCTCAGATTGCgcaccttttcctcccaATTCGACGGTCTGTATACGATGTACTTGGCCACATCCGCCCCAAACACAATGTGTTCAGCTCTCAGAAAGAGCACCTCTTGCACATACCCTCCGCATGACGCTATAGCGTTCAAGCTCACGTAGCCGCTCATTTTGTAGTAAAGAAGCGCCGCTCGCTCAGTTTGGTATaccgcttcttcatccataaAGGTGATACTCGAAATGTCGTTGAAAAGCAGCAACTTGCGTGCGGTAGGCCGGAAAGAGGCTATACATACCGGCGGCTGATCTGATCGATCAAGTTGAAAGACTTGTTGCCTTTCCATGCGAGGCCATCTCTCTGGAGGGTCATCCCAATCGACCGGCATGTCATCTTCACTAGTAGCTAAGATGGGGTGGAAGAACTTGGCCACGTTTTTTCTGTCAAGTACCACATCCTGATACAAGTGGTGGACGTGGGTGTTGTAAAGGGCTCGACATGCCTGTATCAAGCCTAGGGTGGGCGTCTGGCATACAAGATCGTAAACCTTTTGCTGGATATCAAGAGGGAGGGAGTGGAAACCGGACAAGAAGGTTTGGGTCATGCTGTTGAGTGGCGGGTGCTGGAGTATATGACTTGTTATCGATAGCTTGGCACAGTGTGCACCAAGAATTCCACAATCCTTTACCAGGTCAAGCTTTATAATGCACGCTTGCGCTTGTCTCTTTCCCTATCGGCCGAAACTTTAATCAAACGCTTATCTAATCTCTTTAACTATTAGCATCCGCAATTACCACCTCAGTAAGTCTTACACGAGCAAAAGACCATTATGTTCACATCTGAATCAAACTGTATAATTTATAAAACGCAAGATGAAAGTAACTATTATATGAAAaccctttttttctctctctctctctctgccCGTAGATCTCTGTCCAGAGGTATTATCCATTTCGCATATCCCCTCATGACTGGGCAACAGCCTGTCCACTCTCATACCAATTCTGCACACTCTTCAACAACCTCACCATCCCATTCGTATCTCCCATCCTCACTTCATTAATACTGATTCCATCAATCTTGACACCCGCATCGACCAGCATATCCATCATCGCTATCAACCCATCCAGCCCGGGCAATCCATCTGCTTCAGGCTGGAAAGCGCCAGGCGCCACCGGGGGGTTAGGCTCGACCCCAGAAAGAGACTTGAcgaggaaaaagatggTTTCGCCAGAGGTGAATGATTGGGGAAGAGACGTTGCGCGGGGGTAAGCCGGTGGGAGATGGGTGTTGACCCATTCAAGAAGCTGGGGTGCTTCGGATGTGGGAATGTCGCTAGGCGCATCATGACCGCTGCTTTGGCTACGAGCGGCAGGCGCAGCCGCAGTCGCAGCCGCACCAAGAGCGGGAACGGGAGGCGCGGGAGCACTAGACGCAGGCTTTTGTGTGTTCTGGCTAAAGTTGCTCGAAGGGCGTCTCATATCCCGACTCGGTCGAGCTGGGGACGCCCCTCCCACACCGAGGTTCTGGCTCGCCCTCCGCTTTTCTCCAGACGACGTATCCAAACTCATCtaaaaaaaataataataattagTTTGAAGATTGCGacgcaaaaaaaaaagaaaaaaaagacataccAAGATGTTGGCATCATGCGGGGTCAACTGGTTTGGATTTTCCCTCCTCGTAGCCCGCTGCATTGCCTCTCTCGTCGTCGGGCTCGGCGGTCTAGGCGCAAGCGCCTGGGCCTCGGCCAATGGGATGGTCGGGATATTGCACGAGCTCGTGATTGGTTTTGTATAATCTCTCGCGATTGTCGCTTTCAACAATGCCTTCATCCAGCCCCTTACCACTGTCTGCTCGCTTGCCGAAAACGAGTGACTctttgctcctcctccccctgctgctgttgcaTTCCCACCGTGGCTGTTGCTATTGACGTGGCCGGCGCTTGGGGCGAGACGGAATCCGTACGAACCGGGATTCGTATTTTCGTCCACCATAATCCGGTGGGCATGCAGGTCGATCCGGTCCTTGAGACTGTCTGCGTTTTCAGTTTTGAGAATGTACAGCGTCGATCCCTTGAGCACGACGTAGCGCGTCTTCCATCCGCCGTACcgctctcctttttttttgagGTACCCAGCGTAGTCGGGGGTCCCGATTTGTTTCAGCGCGCCCCCACCCGCTGGAGTCAATCCACCCGCTGCACCACCGGCACCGGCAACGGCAACAGGCCCTGAGATATACTTGTTCTGCGGACTGGCAGGCTGCATCTGATGCACTTTACTGCTCCCAAACCCAAGTCGCGAAGACGACGATCTTACCTGTTGCTGCTCCCCTGCACCTGCACTGGCGGGGGAGACAGCAACAGCACCGAGGGGTGCAGGTTTTCGATTCCTCCCGAAAAAGCTTAATCGATCTTTTGACGAATCAACACTCGGTTTCCCGCGTTTATGGTGGGCTCCTCCCACTCCACCAGCACCGCCCAACGACCCGACGGATTCGCGTTTCGTCACGGTCGAACCGGGGGTGATGGGGCTCACAGGCATGCTGGCCGCGGTAGCGGCTGTGGTTGTGTTGCTGGCGGGCGCGATGGAGCTGGGTGCGGTGCTGGAAGGGGGCGGTTGGGTCTGGGTTTGGGTGTCGGGTTGGATGTGAGGCTTCTCGTTGATGGCTTCCATGACGGGTGCGCCATGTTTCTTTGGATGAGCCCATGCGCTATACGCAGGTTCCTCGGAATGACTCGGCATCGGCGGGGTAGATAACGGCGGAGTGGACGGGAATGGCGGTTGGGCCATACCgtatgaagaggatgatggtggagcGCTCATACCGCGCAATGAAACACCAGGTGACATGTGGGTAGGCAAGCCAGAAGGCGAGAATTgctgagaggatgaagagaccatggaagaaggacgtCGGAGCTCGGAGATGGCTGCTGCGATTCGCATACGTTTGCCGAAAGCGATGATATCGAGCTCTTTGAGCAGGTTGGCGTCGAGTTCAAGCAAGACGTCGCCAGAAATCTCGTGTTCTGCCATCGTTGTTAGCATAAtaccaaaaagaaaaaaaaaaaaggaaaaactTGCCTCTGAATTTGTCACAGATGCCTTGATCAAAACCCTTTGTCTGGGCCCAAGAGACAACATCGTCAACGGTCCATGTAGTTACAGGCTTGGCTGGGATGCTAGGTGAACGGTTGGACGCTGAGCTCGGTGCGGTTTGAGCTGAAGGGgttgcagcagcagcagcagcagcagcggcttGGGCAGGAGGAGTCTGGATAAGAGGAGGGGTTGCGGGGATAAATGCGGGTTGGAGAGTGCCGACAGACGGTTCACGTTGTTCAGAGGAGCTGGGTACGAGGGGAGTCAATTCAGGCTTGGGTTCGAGCGCTGGAGTTGAAGGAGCAGCGTCCGTCGTAGCGGCAGTAGCTGCTGCCGTGGAAGATGCCACGACAGGGGCGGGAATGAGAGCAGGCTCTGTCTCGGTGGGTTTGGGCGTCTCGATGGGTTTGGGCTCAGCAGCAGGCGCAATTGGTACAGACTCCTGCTCAAGATTGTTGTCGTGGAAACCGTTCATGCCCTGCGACTCTGTCCCGATACTTGTCCTAGACTTGGTGACCAGCGGCAAGCTTTTTccaagatcttcttcttcttcatcctcactctcGTCCGAGTACACAAACCCAGTCTCGTCCCTTTCTCGCTTCTCATTGGCCAGTCTTGCCTGCTCGACGAGCTTTGCCCGCGCATCTTGGCCGATACCgagctcttcttgctcatgCTCGTCATCGCTCTCAGGCCTAGCATACGACTCGATGGCGTCCTGGATGTCACCTATCGTGCGGTTCATGACGTTGCCGACATTCGCAGCGGCCGCACCGACACCGGTGGCCGCCATGGCCGACTCGAGGATGCCGCCTTGAGTGTCAACCGAGGTGCCCTTGGGAGACTCGGCATGGAGAGATGTTTCAGGCACAGCGAGGTTGTCAGCGGGCCACGCACCGGGAGTGGGGTCGTCGCCGCCCTTGGAGAGCGGTGTGGGCGTAGGGATGGCTGCAGGAGGTGCAGGCTCTTTGTCGTTGACGGCGCTGACAGCGTCGACAGCGTCGACAGCGTTGACGTCTTCATCGACGGCGGGCTGGGTTGACTCGGAGATGTATGTTGCGGGGAAAagcccttcttcgcccttTGTATTGCGTCCCTGGGCGGATGGTGAGCGATGTGcggggatgggatggatgCTAGACAGTACTCACTCTCCACCAGCCGTCGCCGAATGCCTCGTCTTTCTCGAGGACGACAATGTCCTCGCCGGCGTGGAAGTCGAGCTCGTCGCCGTGTTCAGCGACAAAGGTGTGTATGGCGCGGACTGTGAGCGCCATGGCGGGGGGAGTGGGGTGGGGTGGGGTGGAGTAGAGAGGAATAGAGTAAGAGTAATAAAATAGAGTCAGAGTAATAGAGTCGAGAGAAATGACGAGGCACGGGGAATACGGATTAGGAAATAGCTGCAGGATTACAAAAGTGTTCCTAATCTGATTAGGATCTGGGATAGCTCAGGGTCTGGAAATAAGCTCCCCCGCTTCCGAGTTGTATATCATATATCCTCCCCTTGTCCCCTCCCCAACTCCCCTTGTCCCCACTCCCCTTGTCCCCCGATGCCCAGCACGAAAGGCGTCATCCTCGTCGGCGGCCCCTCCAAGGGCACCCGCATGCGTCCCTCACCCTCGACTGTAAGCTCCCCGCTGACACGTGTACAGGCCCCAAGCCACTGCTGCCCATCGCAGGCAAGCCCATGGTATGGCATCCGCTCCAGGCGCTTTCCAACGTCCCAGGCCTCTCCgaggtcatcatcatcggcTTCTACGACGACGCCCAGATGGCCGGCTTCATCAAGGAGGCCAGGCGCGACTTTCCCAACATCGCCATCAGCTACTTGCGCGAGTACAAGGCGCTCGGTACGGCCGGCGGACTGTACCACTGTCAGTCCTGTCATCGTTTTGCTGCTGCGCCCATCGCTGACATCTCCGTCTCCCAGTCCGCGACTCTATCCTCCGCCCGCCCGTCCCGCAGCACATCTTTATCTGCAACATTGACATCTGCTGCTCGTTCCCCTTTGCCGAGATGCTCGAGCTGCACACCGCCCATGGCGGCACCGGCACCATTATGGGTGTCAATGTCAAAAAGGAGACGGCTACGCAGTACGGCTGCATCGTCACTGACCCAGAGACCAACCAGATGGTCCACTATGTCGAAAAGCCCGAAGGCTGGATCTCTAATATTGTCAACGGTGGAGTGTATCTCTTTGACAAGTCCTTGTTTGATGTCATCAAGGTTGCCATGGATGAAAAGACGGCTCGTGCCGCGTGAGTCCTTTAGTAGTACTCTGAAAAAAATCGACGCGCGCGACTGACTGACTGACTGACTGACTGGCCGGGGGTCGACAGGGAAGACCCACTCATCAAGCCTGACGAGATTCTCCGTCTGGAGCAAGATGTGATTGTACCATTGGCCGCCGCGAGGAAAATGTACGTCTACCAGACACATGATTTCTGGCGACAAATCAAAACTGCCGCGTGAGTCTCCAATCCTTATATTGTATACACAAAAACCTGATAAAAAGACGACGACAGCTCGGCAGTTACAGCCACCGCTCTCTATCTTGCCAACTACAAATCCACCAACCCGTCCCTCCTCGC
Coding sequences:
- a CDS encoding phospholipid binding protein, with the protein product MALTVRAIHTFVAEHGDELDFHAGEDIVVLEKDEAFGDGWWRGRNTKGEEGLFPATYISESTQPAVDEDVNAVDAVDAVSAVNDKEPAPPAAIPTPTPLSKGGDDPTPGAWPADNLAVPETSLHAESPKGTSVDTQGGILESAMAATGVGAAAANVGNVMNRTIGDIQDAIESYARPESDDEHEQEELGIGQDARAKLVEQARLANEKRERDETGFVYSDESEDEEEEDLGKSLPLVTKSRTSIGTESQGMNGFHDNNLEQESVPIAPAAEPKPIETPKPTETEPALIPAPVVASSTAAATAATTDAAPSTPALEPKPELTPLVPSSSEQREPSVGTLQPAFIPATPPLIQTPPAQAAAAAAAAATPSAQTAPSSASNRSPSIPAKPVTTWTVDDVVSWAQTKGFDQGICDKFREHEISGDVLLELDANLLKELDIIAFGKRMRIAAAISELRRPSSMVSSSSQQFSPSGLPTHMSPGVSLRGMSAPPSSSSYGMAQPPFPSTPPLSTPPMPSHSEEPAYSAWAHPKKHGAPVMEAINEKPHIQPDTQTQTQPPPSSTAPSSIAPASNTTTAATAASMPVSPITPGSTVTKRESVGSLGGAGGVGGAHHKRGKPSVDSSKDRLSFFGRNRKPAPLGAVAVSPASAGAGEQQQVRSSSSRLGFGSSKVHQMQPASPQNKYISGPVAVAGAGGAAGGLTPAGGGALKQIGTPDYAGYLKKKGERYGGWKTRYVVLKGSTLYILKTENADSLKDRIDLHAHRIMVDENTNPGSYGFRLAPSAGHVNSNSHGGNATAAGGGGAKSHSFSASEQTVVRGWMKALLKATIARDYTKPITSSCNIPTIPLAEAQALAPRPPSPTTREAMQRATRRENPNQLTPHDANILMSLDTSSGEKRRASQNLGVGGASPARPSRDMRRPSSNFSQNTQKPASSAPAPPVPALGAAATAAAPAARSQSSGHDAPSDIPTSEAPQLLEWVNTHLPPAYPRATSLPQSFTSGETIFFLVKSLSGVEPNPPVAPGAFQPEADGLPGLDGLIAMMDMLVDAGVKIDGISINEVRMGDTNGMVRLLKSVQNWYESGQAVAQS
- a CDS encoding mannose-1-phosphate guanylyltransferase is translated as MVWHPLQALSNVPGLSEVIIIGFYDDAQMAGFIKEARRDFPNIAISYLREYKALGTAGGLYHFRDSILRPPVPQHIFICNIDICCSFPFAEMLELHTAHGGTGTIMGVNVKKETATQYGCIVTDPETNQMVHYVEKPEGWISNIVNGGVYLFDKSLFDVIKVAMDEKTARAAEDPLIKPDEILRLEQDVIVPLAAARKMYVYQTHDFWRQIKTAASAVTATALYLANYKSTNPSLLAPASPNIIPPTFIDPSATIDPSAKIGPNVAIGPNVTVRQGVRIKDAIVLEGSTLEKHSCVLNSIVGTNSHIGAWSRVDGEQEFEKEVKGKISVTILASEVSLAPETMVRSCIVLPNKTLTKDATNQVLL